Proteins encoded by one window of Dryocola sp. LX212:
- the atzF gene encoding allophanate hydrolase — protein sequence MSVSTLSEWVAFYRQQPQQLVAAYQSLDANLSREDSAWIYIATHDEIYSQLTSIFQLINSGEKQVNDFPLLGVPFAVKDNIDVAGMPTSAGCPAFTYLPEQDATVVARLKAAGAVAVGKTNLDQFATGLVGTRSPFGAVQNAFDPEYVSGGSSSGSASAVARGLVCFALGTDTAGSGRVPAGFNNIVGLKPTKGWLSAHGVVPACRLNDCVSVFALTVADAQTVAAVAGGYDPQDPYSRANPKAAPARFSDKPRFAIPDKLEFFGDRQSEAAFAKSLARLREQGAELVAIDFGDFNALAEQLYNDAWVAERTVAVGEIFKNQPEEMDPTVRGIVANGLNFSACDAWQAEYTRAELSRKINARLAEFDALVVPTSPTIHTIAEMAQEPVRYNSQFGTYTNFTNLADLCALALPGDFRDDGLPAGITLIAPAWHDQALSHFGTAWQSAINLPLGATNIALPDAAAEKPSADHVRVAVVGAHLRGMPLNHQLTTRNAVFIKEARTADNYRLYALANTQPAKPGLARSQQGQPIALELWDVPLARFGEFVAEIPAPLGIGTLTLEDGTTVKGFICESSALADATDITAWGGWKAWLARHHSA from the coding sequence ATGTCAGTTTCAACCCTATCCGAATGGGTCGCGTTTTATCGCCAGCAGCCGCAGCAGCTGGTGGCGGCTTATCAGAGCCTGGATGCTAATTTATCCCGCGAAGACAGCGCGTGGATATATATCGCCACGCATGACGAAATATATTCTCAGTTAACCTCGATATTCCAGCTGATTAATTCTGGCGAAAAGCAAGTTAATGACTTCCCGCTTTTAGGCGTGCCTTTTGCCGTAAAAGATAATATCGATGTCGCTGGCATGCCCACCAGCGCGGGCTGTCCGGCCTTTACTTATCTGCCGGAACAGGACGCAACGGTCGTCGCCCGGCTGAAAGCGGCGGGGGCAGTTGCCGTCGGCAAAACGAATCTCGATCAGTTTGCCACGGGCCTGGTCGGCACGCGCTCGCCGTTTGGCGCGGTGCAGAACGCTTTTGATCCTGAGTATGTCAGCGGCGGCTCCAGCTCCGGTTCCGCATCCGCGGTCGCTCGCGGGCTGGTTTGCTTTGCGCTGGGGACTGATACCGCCGGGTCGGGCCGCGTGCCGGCGGGGTTCAATAACATCGTGGGCCTAAAACCGACCAAAGGCTGGCTTTCTGCCCACGGCGTGGTTCCCGCCTGCCGCCTGAACGACTGCGTGTCCGTCTTTGCCCTAACGGTTGCCGATGCGCAAACCGTGGCGGCGGTAGCAGGCGGATACGATCCGCAGGATCCCTATTCCCGTGCAAATCCGAAAGCGGCCCCGGCTCGTTTCAGCGATAAACCCCGCTTTGCCATCCCTGACAAGCTGGAATTTTTCGGCGACAGGCAAAGCGAAGCAGCGTTTGCTAAATCGCTGGCACGGTTGCGGGAGCAGGGCGCAGAGCTGGTTGCCATCGACTTCGGCGATTTCAACGCGCTGGCGGAGCAGCTCTATAACGACGCCTGGGTGGCCGAACGCACCGTAGCGGTGGGGGAAATATTCAAAAATCAGCCGGAAGAGATGGATCCGACCGTGCGCGGCATCGTCGCTAACGGCCTGAACTTCAGCGCCTGCGACGCCTGGCAGGCGGAATATACCCGCGCCGAACTCTCCCGGAAAATTAACGCCCGGCTGGCTGAATTTGATGCGCTGGTCGTGCCAACCTCGCCAACAATTCATACCATCGCGGAAATGGCGCAGGAGCCGGTGCGTTACAACTCGCAGTTTGGCACCTACACCAACTTTACCAACCTTGCCGATCTCTGCGCGCTGGCGCTGCCGGGGGATTTTCGGGATGACGGCCTGCCTGCCGGGATCACGCTGATTGCCCCAGCATGGCACGACCAAGCGCTGAGCCACTTCGGCACCGCATGGCAGTCCGCGATAAATCTACCTTTAGGCGCCACGAACATAGCCTTGCCGGATGCGGCGGCGGAAAAACCGTCGGCGGATCACGTCCGTGTGGCGGTGGTTGGCGCGCACCTGCGCGGCATGCCGCTTAACCATCAGCTCACCACTCGCAATGCGGTTTTCATCAAAGAAGCCCGTACCGCCGACAACTACCGCCTTTACGCCTTAGCCAATACCCAGCCCGCGAAGCCAGGCCTGGCCCGCAGCCAGCAGGGACAGCCGATTGCGCTTGAACTGTGGGACGTCCCGCTGGCGCGCTTTGGCGAGTTTGTAGCGGAAATTCCCGCGCCGCTCGGCATTGGCACCCTGACGCTTGAGGACGGCACCACCGTGAAAGGGTTTATTTGCGAATCGTCAGCCCTTGCTGACGCCACGGATATCACCGCGTGGGGCGGCTGGAAAGCCTGGCTTGCCCGTCACCACAGCGCCTGA
- a CDS encoding DUF2526 family protein has product MAHLDDVIARVDAQIAECSIEHMNELLIELSDDAELSREDRYTQQQRLRTAIAHKGHHTREEAEHRREELTKGGTII; this is encoded by the coding sequence ATGGCACATCTGGACGACGTTATCGCACGCGTAGACGCGCAAATTGCTGAGTGCAGCATTGAGCATATGAACGAACTGCTGATTGAGCTGAGCGACGATGCGGAATTAAGCCGTGAAGATCGCTATACCCAGCAGCAGCGTCTGCGCACCGCCATAGCGCACAAAGGGCATCATACCCGCGAAGAGGCGGAGCATCGCCGCGAAGAGTTAACCAAAGGCGGCACGATTATTTAG
- a CDS encoding ABC transporter substrate-binding protein, which translates to MTTGKTLLGLLIAALSTAGAAYAAPASTLVYCSEASPESFNPQIASSGPTFVASSQTLYNRLITFRPSDNMPVPSLATEWKISPDGRTYTFTLRKGVKFTSNKYFKPTRDFNADDVIFSVMRQKDANHPYHKVSQSNYEYFNDVGLEKLIIDVKKIDDYHVQFTLSEPNAAFLADWGMDFASILSSEYADAMMKKGTPELVDTQPIGTGPYALQEYKVDSLIRYVANPNYWDGEVPTKHLIFSITPNVQTRLAKLQKNECQIIPAPSPVQFDAIKANKDLALRSIDGLNVGYLAFNTTKKPFDNVLVRQALNYAVDKKAIVNAVFMGSGSVANSPIPPTMMGYNKDLKDYSYDPEKAKALLKQAGLEKGFETDLWSMPVQRPYNPNSRRIAEMIQADWAKVGVNAKIVTFEWGEYLSGMRKGEDASALFGWMSDNGDPDNFADTLLGCGSIESGSNVARWCDKGYDALIQKAKLTSDPAARAKLYEQAQEIFYQQAPWIPLANGKTFYATRSNVSGYSVSLNGSDFSKVKIN; encoded by the coding sequence ATGACTACAGGGAAAACGCTTCTCGGGTTGTTAATCGCCGCTCTTTCCACCGCCGGTGCCGCGTATGCCGCGCCTGCCAGCACGCTGGTTTACTGCTCCGAAGCCTCGCCGGAATCTTTTAACCCGCAGATCGCCAGCTCCGGCCCGACCTTTGTCGCCAGCTCGCAGACGCTGTATAACCGCCTGATTACCTTCCGTCCGAGCGATAATATGCCCGTGCCGTCGCTGGCCACTGAGTGGAAAATCAGCCCGGACGGCAGAACCTACACCTTCACGCTGCGCAAAGGCGTGAAGTTCACCAGCAACAAATACTTTAAGCCGACGCGTGACTTCAACGCCGATGACGTTATTTTCTCGGTGATGCGCCAGAAAGATGCGAATCATCCGTATCACAAGGTTTCGCAGTCGAACTACGAATACTTCAACGACGTCGGGCTGGAAAAGCTCATCATCGACGTGAAAAAAATCGACGACTATCACGTGCAGTTTACGCTGAGCGAGCCGAATGCGGCGTTCCTTGCAGACTGGGGCATGGACTTTGCGTCTATTCTGTCCTCAGAATATGCCGATGCGATGATGAAAAAGGGCACCCCTGAACTGGTGGATACCCAGCCCATCGGCACCGGGCCGTACGCGCTGCAGGAATATAAGGTGGACTCCCTGATCCGCTACGTGGCGAACCCGAACTACTGGGACGGCGAAGTGCCGACTAAACACCTGATCTTCTCGATTACGCCTAACGTGCAGACTCGCCTGGCGAAGCTGCAAAAAAATGAGTGTCAGATTATCCCCGCGCCAAGCCCGGTCCAGTTCGACGCCATCAAGGCTAATAAAGACCTTGCGCTGCGCTCCATTGACGGCCTGAACGTGGGCTACCTGGCGTTCAACACAACTAAAAAACCGTTTGATAACGTGCTGGTTCGCCAGGCGCTTAACTATGCCGTGGATAAAAAAGCGATCGTTAACGCCGTGTTCATGGGCTCGGGCTCCGTCGCGAATTCACCAATTCCGCCGACCATGATGGGCTACAACAAAGATCTCAAGGATTACAGCTACGATCCTGAAAAAGCGAAGGCGCTGCTGAAGCAGGCCGGGCTTGAGAAGGGGTTTGAAACCGATCTGTGGTCAATGCCGGTGCAGCGCCCGTATAACCCGAACTCCCGCCGCATCGCGGAAATGATTCAGGCGGACTGGGCGAAGGTGGGCGTAAACGCCAAAATCGTCACCTTTGAGTGGGGCGAATACCTCTCCGGCATGCGCAAAGGGGAAGACGCTTCGGCGCTGTTCGGCTGGATGTCCGACAACGGCGACCCGGATAACTTCGCCGATACGCTGTTAGGCTGCGGCAGCATCGAAAGCGGCTCGAACGTCGCCCGCTGGTGCGATAAGGGCTACGACGCGCTGATCCAGAAGGCGAAGCTGACCAGCGACCCGGCTGCCCGTGCGAAGCTCTACGAGCAGGCGCAGGAGATTTTCTATCAGCAGGCGCCGTGGATCCCGCTGGCCAACGGCAAAACATTTTATGCCACGCGCAGCAACGTGAGTGGGTATAGTGTCAGCCTGAACGGCAGTGATTTTTCGAAGGTAAAGATTAACTAA
- a CDS encoding esterase-like activity of phytase family protein translates to MKLKPLALLALSLFPLLSQAAEPLVNRYVVTFPQGDRVAYTGTYASQFPDGLPVGVGSGLQFLRKEGNDLIFATVTDRGPNADSPKAGKKDSKIFASPKFTPLLMTIRVVDGKALATDAHPLHDDQGPVSGLPLPEGLIGATNEVALDDKLMRLASDKRGLDTEGITPDGKGGYWLCDEYGPFIVNIDASGKILKKYGPQAEQGEKGVAGGLPNIIKWRQANRGFEGITRMPDGRIIAAVQSTLDIDGKSKNSALFTRLVSIDPATGKTAMYGYPIDADVYKKAKDAKIGDIVALDDNRILLLEQGGDKNKVMRNLVYVVDLSQATDLSGFDKEQAPEFNDAQQLKSRGIRLAEKKEALDLRKLGWQQEKAEGMTLIDSQTIAVINDNDFGLQPVLENPDDYQVDGKGHLIRDGKEVSVKIGLKPLEKPQSLNELWVIKLPESLK, encoded by the coding sequence ATGAAATTAAAACCCCTTGCGCTGCTGGCTCTTTCTCTTTTCCCTCTGTTAAGCCAGGCCGCTGAGCCTCTGGTTAATCGTTACGTTGTCACTTTTCCGCAGGGTGACCGCGTCGCCTATACCGGCACGTACGCCAGCCAGTTTCCCGACGGCCTGCCGGTAGGCGTAGGCTCCGGACTACAGTTTCTGCGTAAAGAAGGTAACGACCTAATTTTCGCCACGGTGACCGATCGCGGCCCAAATGCCGACTCGCCGAAGGCGGGCAAAAAAGATTCTAAAATTTTTGCCAGTCCGAAGTTTACGCCGCTGCTGATGACCATCCGCGTAGTCGATGGCAAAGCGCTGGCGACCGACGCCCATCCACTGCACGACGACCAGGGGCCAGTCAGCGGCCTGCCGCTGCCGGAAGGGCTGATAGGCGCAACCAATGAAGTTGCTCTCGATGATAAATTGATGCGGCTGGCGAGTGACAAACGCGGGCTGGACACCGAAGGCATCACGCCGGACGGCAAGGGCGGCTACTGGCTGTGCGATGAATACGGCCCGTTTATCGTCAATATTGACGCCAGCGGTAAAATCCTTAAAAAGTACGGCCCGCAGGCGGAACAGGGCGAGAAGGGCGTGGCCGGGGGCCTGCCGAACATCATCAAATGGCGTCAGGCCAACCGAGGGTTTGAAGGGATAACGCGGATGCCGGACGGACGCATTATCGCCGCCGTGCAAAGTACGCTGGATATCGACGGAAAAAGTAAAAACAGCGCGCTGTTTACCCGCCTGGTCAGCATCGACCCGGCTACCGGCAAAACGGCGATGTACGGCTACCCAATCGATGCCGACGTCTACAAGAAGGCCAAAGATGCCAAAATTGGCGATATCGTGGCGCTGGACGACAACCGCATTCTGCTGCTTGAGCAGGGCGGTGATAAAAACAAAGTCATGCGCAATCTGGTCTACGTTGTCGATCTTTCCCAGGCTACGGACCTGAGCGGGTTCGATAAAGAGCAGGCACCAGAGTTTAACGATGCGCAGCAGCTTAAGTCGCGCGGCATCAGGCTGGCGGAAAAGAAAGAGGCGCTGGATCTGCGCAAGCTTGGCTGGCAGCAGGAAAAAGCGGAGGGTATGACGCTTATTGATAGCCAGACCATCGCGGTGATTAACGACAATGACTTCGGCCTGCAGCCGGTGCTGGAGAACCCGGACGATTACCAGGTTGACGGCAAAGGCCACCTGATCCGCGACGGCAAGGAAGTGTCTGTCAAAATCGGCCTGAAGCCGCTGGAGAAGCCGCAGTCGCTCAATGAGCTTTGGGTAATTAAGCTGCCGGAAAGTCTGAAGTAA
- a CDS encoding YdcF family protein, giving the protein MLTTTFPALQATTIGAINTLGQWLARNDFVESPQADDADLIVLAGNAVIPTIDAACQLAAASELPLLITGGIGHSTTFLYGAIAVHPRYNTIPTTGRAEAAIIKDIATEFWKIPAERIVTEEKSTNCGENASFTKERLAEQGMAPARIIVIQDPTMQRRTLATFERAWQGESQQPDWRSWPGIVPLMVADERSSQFSPPQKGLWPVARYISLILGEIPRIRDDLQGYGPQGRDYIVQVEIPVQVMNAWQLLQNDSALARLIGERGL; this is encoded by the coding sequence ATGTTGACGACAACTTTCCCGGCCTTACAGGCAACAACCATCGGGGCGATTAACACCCTGGGGCAGTGGCTGGCCCGCAATGATTTTGTTGAATCTCCCCAGGCGGATGACGCCGATCTCATCGTGCTGGCGGGTAACGCCGTGATCCCCACCATCGATGCCGCATGCCAGCTTGCCGCGGCCAGCGAACTGCCTTTGCTGATTACAGGTGGGATTGGCCATTCAACCACGTTTCTTTACGGCGCTATTGCCGTCCATCCACGCTATAACACCATACCGACCACCGGACGTGCGGAGGCGGCGATCATCAAAGACATCGCCACGGAGTTCTGGAAAATCCCCGCCGAGCGTATCGTTACCGAAGAGAAATCTACCAACTGCGGCGAGAACGCGAGCTTCACGAAAGAACGCCTTGCAGAGCAGGGAATGGCGCCCGCGCGAATCATCGTGATTCAGGATCCCACCATGCAGCGCCGCACCCTGGCAACGTTTGAACGCGCCTGGCAGGGGGAAAGCCAGCAGCCAGATTGGCGAAGCTGGCCGGGCATCGTGCCTTTGATGGTTGCCGACGAGCGCAGCAGCCAGTTTTCCCCTCCGCAGAAAGGGCTATGGCCCGTTGCCCGCTACATCTCGTTAATTCTGGGGGAAATCCCGCGAATTCGTGACGACCTGCAGGGATACGGACCGCAGGGCCGCGATTATATCGTCCAGGTTGAGATCCCCGTGCAGGTCATGAATGCCTGGCAGCTGCTGCAAAACGACAGCGCGCTGGCGCGCTTAATCGGCGAGCGGGGCCTGTAA
- a CDS encoding methyl-accepting chemotaxis protein gives MATKTISSQDSVYFWHHIRLVPLFSAILGGILVLFALCIALASYFLIQSNNALQDVTEEIQVRTGISNSSNHLRTARLNIIHAGSAVRVGEMEDNKRNIAEAEKRIKQAQDGFSAYMNRRVKTPADEALDADLNGRFTAYVAQGLQPMIKYAKNGMFEAIIKHETETARQLDADYNSVLLKAIAIRTERANALGQQAHARTRLSMIVMAGAFGVALFMTIFTFVMLRRVVIGPLQQAAVRIESIAAGDLTLPPQPSGRSEIGRLSQHLQDMQASLVKTVGTVREGAEAIYQGTSEISAGNTDLSSRTEEQAAALEQTAASMEQLTATVKQNADNAHHASRLAEDASHKASDGGRMVSGVVTTMNNISSSSKKISEITAVINSIAFQTNILALNAAVEAARAGEQGRGFAVVASEVRTLAQRSAQAAKEIEGLIGESVTLIDAGSRQVMQAGDTMNGLVEAVRRVTDIMLEIAAASDEQSRGIVQVGQAINEMDNVTQQNASLVEEASAAAVSLEEQAARLTAAVGIFRLNAQSPQKMAKPEGKITKLKAVKAVENDDNWATF, from the coding sequence ATGGCTACAAAAACAATCTCCTCGCAGGATTCAGTCTACTTCTGGCATCACATCCGCCTCGTTCCGCTGTTCAGCGCCATTCTCGGCGGCATTTTAGTGCTGTTTGCGCTGTGTATCGCGCTGGCGAGCTACTTTCTGATCCAGAGCAATAATGCCCTTCAGGACGTCACCGAGGAGATTCAGGTCAGAACGGGGATCTCGAATAGCTCAAACCACCTGCGCACGGCGCGCCTGAATATCATTCACGCTGGTTCCGCCGTCCGCGTGGGCGAAATGGAAGACAACAAGCGCAATATCGCCGAAGCCGAAAAACGCATTAAACAGGCTCAGGATGGCTTCAGCGCCTACATGAATCGACGCGTAAAAACGCCCGCAGATGAAGCGCTGGATGCGGATTTAAACGGGCGCTTTACCGCCTACGTCGCTCAGGGACTTCAGCCGATGATCAAATATGCCAAAAACGGCATGTTTGAGGCGATCATCAAGCATGAAACGGAAACGGCCCGCCAGCTGGATGCGGACTATAACTCCGTGCTGCTGAAAGCGATTGCCATCCGTACCGAAAGGGCAAACGCGCTGGGCCAGCAGGCGCATGCACGCACGCGGCTGAGCATGATTGTTATGGCGGGAGCCTTCGGGGTTGCGCTGTTTATGACCATTTTCACCTTCGTGATGCTGCGTCGGGTGGTCATTGGGCCATTACAGCAGGCCGCCGTGCGCATCGAAAGCATCGCCGCAGGTGATTTAACCCTGCCGCCGCAGCCGAGCGGGCGCAGCGAAATCGGCAGGCTCAGCCAGCACCTACAGGATATGCAGGCGTCGCTGGTAAAAACGGTGGGAACCGTGCGCGAAGGGGCCGAGGCGATTTATCAGGGCACCAGTGAGATCAGCGCCGGCAACACCGATCTCTCTTCGCGTACCGAAGAGCAGGCGGCAGCCCTGGAGCAGACGGCGGCCAGCATGGAGCAGCTGACCGCGACGGTGAAGCAAAACGCCGATAACGCCCATCACGCCAGCAGGCTGGCGGAAGATGCCTCCCATAAGGCAAGCGACGGAGGACGTATGGTTTCCGGCGTGGTGACGACCATGAACAATATCTCCAGCAGCTCGAAGAAGATCTCCGAGATCACTGCGGTCATCAACAGCATTGCTTTCCAGACCAATATACTTGCACTTAACGCGGCGGTTGAGGCAGCGCGAGCCGGGGAGCAGGGCAGAGGCTTTGCGGTTGTCGCCAGCGAAGTGCGCACACTTGCCCAACGCAGCGCGCAGGCCGCAAAAGAGATCGAAGGGCTTATCGGCGAGTCGGTAACGTTAATCGATGCCGGTTCCCGCCAGGTTATGCAGGCGGGCGACACCATGAACGGCCTGGTGGAGGCGGTGCGCCGCGTTACCGACATCATGCTGGAAATTGCCGCCGCGTCCGACGAGCAGAGCCGGGGAATTGTGCAGGTGGGCCAGGCTATCAACGAAATGGATAACGTCACCCAGCAGAACGCCTCGCTGGTGGAAGAAGCTTCGGCGGCGGCTGTTTCGCTGGAAGAGCAGGCCGCCCGCCTGACCGCCGCGGTAGGGATTTTTCGCCTCAACGCTCAGTCGCCCCAAAAAATGGCAAAACCAGAGGGTAAAATCACGAAGCTAAAAGCCGTGAAGGCGGTGGAAAACGATGACAACTGGGCTACGTTTTAA
- the bla gene encoding class A beta-lactamase yields MKHILPLSLLAIFLAGTPAWAASSSLDAQLAALEKSADGRLGVTLIDTATGKRYSYRGNERFPMTSTFKVLAAAAVLRKSERQPDLLDKNVTWQQSDLVSWSPVTEKHVGKGMKMTDIAAAAIEWSDNTAGNILLKEIGGPSGIAQLAATLGDGKTHLVRWEPELNTAIPGDERDTTTPEAMAANLQKLVLGNALKAEQKQLLQNWMKQNQTGAKSIRAGTPEGWVVGDKTGAGDYGTTNDVAVIWPPQKAPQVLTVYFTQHKQDAEARRDVLAKAAEIVLQGK; encoded by the coding sequence ATGAAACACATTTTACCTCTTTCTCTGCTCGCTATTTTTCTTGCCGGCACCCCAGCCTGGGCCGCGTCCTCGTCCCTGGATGCGCAGCTTGCGGCGCTGGAAAAAAGTGCCGATGGCCGTCTTGGCGTCACGCTTATTGATACCGCCACGGGCAAGCGCTACAGCTATCGTGGAAATGAACGCTTTCCGATGACCAGCACCTTTAAAGTGCTGGCCGCAGCGGCAGTGCTCAGGAAAAGCGAACGGCAGCCGGATCTGCTGGATAAAAATGTTACCTGGCAGCAAAGCGACCTGGTGAGCTGGTCCCCCGTGACGGAGAAGCACGTCGGGAAGGGCATGAAAATGACGGATATCGCAGCAGCGGCAATTGAATGGAGCGATAACACTGCCGGGAATATCCTGCTTAAAGAAATTGGTGGGCCGTCAGGCATTGCCCAGCTTGCCGCAACTTTAGGGGACGGTAAAACCCACCTCGTCCGCTGGGAGCCGGAGCTGAACACCGCCATTCCAGGCGACGAGCGTGATACCACCACGCCGGAGGCAATGGCCGCCAACCTGCAAAAGCTGGTGCTGGGCAATGCCCTTAAAGCAGAGCAAAAACAGCTGCTGCAGAACTGGATGAAACAGAACCAGACGGGCGCGAAAAGTATCCGCGCGGGCACGCCGGAAGGCTGGGTGGTGGGGGATAAAACCGGCGCCGGGGATTACGGCACCACCAACGACGTGGCGGTGATCTGGCCGCCGCAAAAAGCTCCGCAGGTGCTGACCGTCTATTTCACCCAGCATAAGCAGGATGCCGAAGCGCGCCGCGACGTGCTGGCAAAGGCGGCGGAAATCGTTCTGCAGGGGAAATAA